A section of the Prochlorococcus sp. MIT 1341 genome encodes:
- a CDS encoding rhomboid family intramembrane serine protease, whose product MTNHNLEMNSASKSLRFLVPLFLIGIAWVQELIDQVWLGGNWNLLMGGGYPWWGLFTAPFSHSGFSHLLSNTLLFLPLSWLVLSKGLRDYISVWACVLFVEIFQVFFWATPAHGMSGVVFGLLGYLLIIGFLEKHFLAIVLTVICFGMYGHFLPSLLPWNVPQGISWIGHFSGFIGGLLGALGIYREPEKV is encoded by the coding sequence TTGACTAATCACAACTTAGAAATGAACAGTGCTAGTAAATCATTGCGATTCTTAGTTCCTTTGTTCTTGATTGGAATCGCTTGGGTTCAGGAGCTAATTGATCAGGTCTGGCTTGGTGGGAATTGGAACCTTCTAATGGGAGGTGGGTATCCATGGTGGGGACTGTTTACTGCTCCTTTCAGTCACAGCGGATTTAGTCATTTGCTCTCAAACACACTTTTGTTTCTCCCTTTGAGTTGGTTAGTTCTTTCAAAAGGACTACGTGATTACATCTCCGTGTGGGCGTGTGTTTTATTTGTCGAAATATTCCAAGTGTTCTTTTGGGCTACTCCAGCACATGGGATGTCAGGAGTGGTGTTCGGCCTCCTTGGATACTTGTTGATTATTGGTTTTTTAGAAAAACATTTTCTTGCAATTGTCCTCACCGTGATTTGTTTTGGAATGTATGGCCACTTCCTTCCATCTTTGCTGCCATGGAATGTGCCCCAAGGTATTAGCTGGATAGGACATTTCAGTGGATTTATAGGTGGACTATTAGGGGCTCTGGGTATTTATAGAGAACCTGAAAAGGTTTAG